The following proteins come from a genomic window of Pyxidicoccus sp. MSG2:
- a CDS encoding SDR family NAD(P)-dependent oxidoreductase — MSTHSIPASSKVWFVTGASSGFGRAVVEEALRRGDRVVATARRPEALADLAARAPEERLHLAELDVTRPEQVRAAVAAAVSRFGRIDVLVNNAGFSILGAVEETGDDALRATMELMFFAAAATTREVLPHMRARASGTIVQMTSVAGISTAPGFGAYCAAKHALEALSECLAQEVKPLGIRVLVVEPGTFRTALFGPAFRTMPAMDAYAATVGQMRSWVTQMDGEQAGDPAKAARAIAEVVARPADELPLRLPLGGDAVDQIRGKLAFIAADVDRTEAIARATAFDAKP; from the coding sequence ATGAGCACCCACAGCATTCCCGCGTCGTCCAAGGTCTGGTTCGTCACCGGCGCGTCCTCGGGCTTCGGCCGCGCTGTCGTCGAGGAGGCGCTGCGCCGCGGCGACCGCGTCGTCGCCACCGCACGCCGGCCCGAGGCGCTCGCCGACCTCGCCGCCAGGGCCCCCGAGGAGCGCCTGCACCTCGCCGAACTCGACGTGACGCGCCCCGAGCAGGTGCGCGCCGCCGTCGCGGCCGCCGTCTCACGCTTCGGACGCATCGACGTCCTGGTCAACAACGCCGGCTTCAGCATCCTCGGCGCGGTCGAGGAGACGGGCGACGACGCGCTGCGCGCGACGATGGAGTTGATGTTCTTCGCCGCGGCCGCGACCACGCGGGAGGTCCTCCCGCACATGCGCGCGAGAGCGAGTGGAACCATCGTCCAGATGACCAGCGTCGCCGGCATCAGCACCGCGCCGGGCTTCGGTGCCTACTGCGCGGCGAAGCACGCACTCGAGGCGCTGTCCGAGTGCCTCGCACAGGAGGTGAAGCCGCTGGGAATCCGCGTGCTGGTGGTCGAGCCCGGCACCTTCCGCACCGCTCTCTTCGGCCCGGCGTTCCGGACCATGCCCGCCATGGACGCCTACGCCGCGACGGTCGGCCAGATGCGGAGCTGGGTGACGCAGATGGACGGCGAGCAGGCAGGCGATCCGGCGAAGGCCGCACGCGCCATCGCCGAGGTCGTCGCGCGTCCGGCCGACGAGCTCCCACTCCGGCTGCCCCTCGGCGGCGACGCGGTCGACCAGATTCGCGGCAAGCTGGCGTTCATCGCCGCCGACGTCGACCGGACGGAGGCCATCGCCCGCGCGACCGCGTTCGACGCGAAGCCCTGA
- a CDS encoding LysR family transcriptional regulator, translating to MQDDLSGLTALVVVADKRSFTAAAAELRVTPSALSQSVRALEERVGVRLLQRTTRSVGLTEAGARFLAQLRPAMQGIHAAFESLDAVRGRPAGTLRLSIPRLASMMVVEPILAAFLAEYPELRLDVAVEDGLTRIVERGFDAGIRFGELLDKDVVAVPVTDDMRMAVVGSPAYFAARGRPRHPRDLHAHDCINYRHITSGAVYRWEFTDKGRDITLAVDGRLTTTDNDLMIRAALDGVGLAYLMESCIAEELADRRLVRVLTGYCPRFPGLFLYYPSRTQLAPKLRALVDFLRARRREVKASK from the coding sequence ATGCAGGACGACCTCTCGGGACTGACGGCGCTGGTGGTGGTGGCGGACAAGCGCAGCTTCACGGCCGCCGCGGCGGAGCTGCGCGTGACGCCCTCGGCGCTCAGCCAGAGCGTCCGGGCGCTCGAGGAGCGAGTGGGCGTGCGCCTGCTCCAACGCACGACGCGGAGTGTCGGCCTGACCGAGGCCGGAGCGCGCTTCCTCGCGCAGCTCCGGCCCGCGATGCAGGGCATCCACGCCGCGTTCGAGTCGCTCGACGCGGTCCGCGGGCGCCCGGCGGGAACGCTGCGGCTCAGCATCCCCCGGCTGGCGAGCATGATGGTCGTCGAGCCGATACTGGCGGCATTCCTCGCCGAGTACCCGGAGCTCCGGCTCGATGTCGCGGTCGAGGACGGCCTCACCCGCATCGTCGAGCGGGGCTTCGACGCGGGAATCCGCTTCGGCGAGCTGCTCGACAAGGACGTCGTGGCGGTGCCCGTCACCGACGACATGCGGATGGCGGTGGTCGGCTCGCCCGCGTACTTCGCGGCGCGCGGCCGGCCGAGGCACCCGAGGGACCTGCACGCGCACGACTGCATCAACTACCGCCACATCACCAGCGGCGCGGTCTACCGCTGGGAGTTCACCGACAAGGGCCGCGACATCACCCTCGCCGTCGACGGACGGCTGACCACCACCGACAACGACCTGATGATCCGCGCGGCGCTCGACGGCGTCGGCCTCGCCTACCTGATGGAGAGCTGTATCGCGGAGGAGCTTGCCGACAGGCGCCTCGTCCGCGTCCTCACCGGCTACTGCCCGCGCTTCCCCGGACTGTTCCTCTACTACCCGAGCCGGACGCAGCTCGCGCCCAAGCTCCGCGCGCTGGTCGACTTCCTGCGCGCGCGGCGGCGCGAGGTGAAGGCGTCGAAGTGA
- a CDS encoding copper oxidase, whose translation MLTSALACQPEGAGEAAAPGYQPISPPNTEQVEAAPQGLTAPTCARTLTADVVALDQVYTYNRLGSYNPTGMVYALREDVEAISTSKPMGPGNARLRVSKRPRPLALRANVGDCLRVTFTNWLAPTRAEIPSPSQSQPGPSKAGGSTTISFLQKALPTWVWNITYDPVSSLLNNKAVGGRWFFPGEEVEFEDDHRNDSPATRHASLHIQGLQYVSIGSDGANVGFNGSSLVAPGNSISQTWYADHEGTFFFYSMGASFGGQGDGGSTAQGLFGAVNVEPQGSKWYRSKVSNAVLKAVATGANPDGTPLINYELVDSTGRPHLAILDSSNRIRHGDLEAIITGYRSTVMQTNTSMDQGHFRELTAIYHDEIKAVQAFDELEWNPTFHSVRDGFGINYGVAGLGAELLANRAKIGPTKDCVTCEYEEFFLESWANGDPAMNVEKDASGKAVAALYPDDPSNVHHSYLGDPVRIRNIHAGPAETHVFHLHAHQWKFSPSVSDSNYLDSQTIGPASAFTYDINFGGSGNRNLTAGDSIHHCHLYPHFAQGMWALWRVHDVFEAGTKDRMLPDAEITGGTPNPAVIPIPQRAMPPMPTYAATVVSTPSGNMTRPAFPGFPFYIAGMSGRRAPQAPLDIEFDGGLPRHIVTRAVGPVTYGNSGRFDVDPSALNIKLLPQNGTALEQAAMSFHAGTFPNWAAATTFHGDAARSYPAYTPSGATGRFLINGRPAVAGAPFADPCPANVPMRNYRATYLQVAVQNVNRAGWHDPQGRLMVLNEDVADTQDGKRPPEPFFFRAESNDCINFYATNLIPAHLEPDDFQIYTPTDVIGQHIHLVKFDVTASDGAGNGWNYEDGTLSSDTVADRIHLANLAGGAFAADGNVSETGVRTVLTIPTAHPRIPRAPPTAQTTVQRWWADPLKPTATGKHHALETVFTHDHFGPSSHQQHGFYGALIVEEPGSKWQDMKSPVYFGSRVADGGPTSWRARIITANPANSFREFALAFADYVPYYDECGKPVNPPNYKEEKLPVAIGFRPTPMPEAISAADPGAMTVNYYNEPIPLRISERISCSDRAQYTDWRGDMANVFRSDVHGDPYTPLLEGYVGDKVRIRLIQGSEEEQHSFSLHGNKWLKEMYDPNSGFYNAQAIGISEHFEFDLSDGLPQIVGPYETADYMYMSASNGDLWNGMWGIMRTYKRKQIGVRSLADVALLAADKRPKLQTFGAKPGEAMPYPPVLLEELPREAGLEQMSEQDETVQKSYEVDDFGKELAPRTVEHLMADREAMMKVDADIVTKAEAAGWFGIKPVLTDSCPRGAPVRTYKVSAIDAKNWLPNQRLVYNDDYLIYDPDAIIFAQDAHLTALRDGKRRPEPLILRARAGECVQVTLTNRLPSTTLPKTDIWAHHSAITENFNVNQVRMSNQVSLHPQLVNYDVNTDDGANVGLNAVQTVKPGKTRVYRWFAGEFKSAAKGSPFPLGKVTGMEFGIVNLRNMADVINHGMHGAIGALIIEPTNSAWTTDTGTEAQARVTYTKVDGSQETFREFVNLFQDDLGLQSDNDKFWDTDDLNSGRSLRNTAGIDDSQDTGQKAFNYRTEPLWARLGVPPQTPPEEINNYDLRNILSSVVHGDPATPVFTANAGEPLRWRFGHPSGHSRQHAISLHGAEWRRNPWAAGAQSRVMGPNALSPIIATQGGASVSQSYNIVPEYGAGGAYGVPGDYLYRDHASFLWSGGGLWGVYRVK comes from the coding sequence GTGCTGACTTCGGCCCTCGCCTGCCAGCCCGAAGGCGCTGGCGAAGCAGCCGCGCCCGGCTATCAACCCATCAGCCCGCCCAACACCGAGCAGGTGGAGGCGGCGCCCCAGGGGCTGACCGCGCCGACGTGCGCGCGCACCCTCACCGCGGACGTGGTGGCCCTGGACCAGGTCTACACCTACAACCGGCTCGGCTCTTACAACCCCACGGGCATGGTCTACGCCCTGCGCGAGGACGTGGAGGCCATCTCCACCAGCAAGCCCATGGGCCCGGGCAACGCGCGCCTTCGGGTGAGCAAGCGCCCCCGCCCGCTGGCGCTGCGCGCCAATGTGGGCGACTGCCTCCGCGTGACGTTCACCAACTGGCTGGCGCCCACGCGCGCGGAGATTCCCAGCCCCAGCCAGTCCCAGCCCGGCCCCAGCAAGGCCGGTGGCTCCACCACCATCAGCTTCCTGCAGAAGGCCCTGCCCACCTGGGTGTGGAACATCACCTACGACCCGGTCAGCTCGCTCCTCAACAACAAGGCCGTGGGCGGCCGGTGGTTCTTCCCCGGTGAAGAGGTGGAATTCGAGGACGACCACCGCAACGACTCACCCGCCACCCGCCATGCGTCGCTCCACATCCAGGGCCTGCAGTACGTCAGCATCGGCTCGGACGGCGCCAACGTGGGCTTCAATGGCAGCAGCCTCGTGGCGCCCGGCAACAGCATCAGCCAGACCTGGTACGCGGACCACGAAGGCACCTTCTTCTTCTACAGCATGGGCGCCTCGTTCGGCGGCCAGGGCGACGGAGGCTCCACCGCGCAGGGCCTCTTCGGCGCCGTCAACGTGGAGCCCCAGGGCAGCAAGTGGTACCGCTCCAAGGTGAGCAACGCGGTGCTCAAGGCCGTCGCCACCGGCGCCAACCCGGACGGCACCCCGCTCATCAACTACGAGCTGGTGGACTCCACCGGCCGGCCGCACCTGGCCATCCTCGACTCCAGCAACCGCATCCGCCACGGAGACCTGGAGGCCATCATCACCGGCTACCGCTCCACGGTGATGCAGACGAATACGTCCATGGACCAGGGGCACTTCCGCGAGCTGACGGCCATCTACCATGACGAAATCAAGGCGGTTCAGGCCTTCGACGAGCTGGAGTGGAACCCCACCTTCCACAGCGTGCGCGACGGCTTCGGCATCAACTACGGCGTGGCCGGCCTGGGCGCGGAACTGCTCGCCAACCGCGCGAAGATCGGCCCCACCAAGGACTGTGTCACCTGCGAGTACGAGGAGTTCTTCCTCGAGTCCTGGGCCAACGGCGACCCGGCGATGAACGTGGAGAAGGACGCCAGCGGCAAGGCCGTGGCGGCGCTCTACCCGGATGACCCGTCCAACGTGCACCACAGCTACCTGGGCGACCCGGTGCGCATCCGCAACATCCACGCGGGCCCCGCGGAGACGCACGTCTTCCACCTCCACGCCCACCAGTGGAAGTTCTCCCCGAGCGTCAGCGACTCCAACTACCTGGACTCGCAGACCATCGGGCCGGCCTCCGCCTTCACCTACGACATCAACTTCGGCGGCTCCGGCAACCGCAACCTCACCGCGGGCGACTCCATCCACCACTGCCACCTGTACCCGCACTTCGCCCAGGGCATGTGGGCCCTCTGGCGCGTCCACGACGTGTTCGAGGCGGGCACCAAGGACCGCATGCTGCCGGACGCGGAGATTACCGGCGGCACGCCCAACCCGGCCGTCATCCCCATCCCCCAGCGCGCCATGCCGCCCATGCCCACGTACGCGGCCACCGTGGTCAGCACGCCGTCGGGCAACATGACGCGGCCCGCGTTCCCCGGCTTCCCCTTCTACATCGCCGGCATGTCCGGCCGCCGGGCGCCCCAGGCTCCGCTGGACATCGAGTTCGACGGCGGCCTGCCGCGCCACATCGTCACGCGCGCGGTGGGCCCGGTGACGTATGGCAACTCCGGCCGCTTCGACGTGGACCCCTCCGCGCTCAACATCAAGCTGCTGCCGCAGAACGGCACCGCGCTGGAGCAGGCGGCCATGTCCTTCCACGCGGGCACCTTCCCCAACTGGGCGGCGGCCACCACCTTCCACGGCGACGCGGCGAGGTCCTACCCGGCCTACACGCCGTCGGGCGCCACCGGCCGATTCCTCATCAACGGCCGCCCGGCCGTGGCCGGTGCGCCCTTCGCGGACCCCTGCCCCGCCAACGTCCCGATGCGCAACTACCGCGCGACGTACCTGCAGGTCGCCGTCCAGAACGTGAACCGCGCCGGCTGGCATGACCCGCAGGGCCGGCTGATGGTGCTCAACGAGGACGTGGCGGACACCCAGGACGGCAAGCGCCCTCCGGAGCCGTTCTTCTTCCGCGCCGAGTCCAACGACTGCATCAACTTCTACGCCACCAACCTCATCCCCGCGCACCTGGAGCCGGACGACTTCCAGATCTACACGCCCACGGACGTCATCGGGCAGCACATCCACCTGGTGAAGTTCGACGTGACGGCGTCCGACGGCGCCGGCAACGGATGGAACTACGAGGACGGCACGCTGTCCTCGGACACCGTGGCGGACCGCATCCACCTGGCCAACCTGGCCGGCGGCGCCTTCGCGGCGGATGGCAACGTGAGCGAGACGGGCGTCAGGACGGTGCTCACCATCCCCACCGCGCACCCGCGCATCCCCCGCGCGCCGCCGACGGCGCAGACCACCGTGCAGCGCTGGTGGGCGGACCCGCTGAAGCCCACCGCGACCGGCAAGCACCACGCGCTGGAGACGGTCTTCACGCACGACCACTTCGGCCCGTCGTCGCACCAACAGCACGGGTTCTACGGCGCGCTCATCGTCGAGGAGCCGGGCTCCAAGTGGCAGGACATGAAGAGCCCCGTGTACTTCGGCTCGCGCGTGGCCGACGGTGGTCCCACCAGCTGGCGCGCACGCATCATCACCGCCAACCCCGCCAACAGCTTCCGTGAGTTCGCGCTCGCCTTCGCCGACTACGTCCCCTACTACGACGAGTGCGGCAAGCCGGTGAACCCTCCCAACTACAAGGAGGAGAAGCTGCCCGTCGCCATCGGCTTCAGGCCCACGCCGATGCCGGAGGCCATCAGCGCCGCGGACCCGGGCGCGATGACGGTCAACTACTACAACGAGCCCATCCCCCTGCGCATCTCCGAGCGCATCAGCTGCAGCGACCGGGCGCAGTACACGGACTGGCGCGGAGACATGGCCAACGTCTTCCGCTCGGACGTCCATGGCGACCCGTACACGCCGCTGCTGGAGGGCTACGTGGGCGACAAGGTCCGCATCCGCCTCATCCAGGGCTCGGAGGAGGAGCAGCACTCGTTCAGCCTCCACGGCAACAAGTGGCTCAAGGAGATGTACGACCCGAACAGCGGCTTCTACAACGCCCAGGCCATTGGCATCTCCGAGCACTTCGAGTTCGACCTCAGCGACGGCCTGCCGCAGATCGTCGGCCCGTACGAGACGGCGGACTACATGTACATGAGCGCGTCCAACGGCGACCTGTGGAACGGCATGTGGGGCATCATGCGCACGTACAAGCGCAAGCAGATTGGCGTGCGCTCGCTGGCGGACGTGGCGCTGCTCGCCGCGGACAAGCGGCCGAAGCTCCAGACGTTTGGCGCCAAGCCGGGCGAGGCGATGCCCTACCCGCCTGTGTTGCTGGAGGAGCTGCCGCGCGAGGCCGGCCTCGAGCAGATGAGCGAGCAGGACGAGACGGTGCAGAAGTCCTACGAGGTGGACGACTTCGGCAAGGAGCTGGCGCCGCGCACCGTGGAGCACCTCATGGCCGACCGCGAGGCGATGATGAAGGTCGACGCCGACATCGTCACCAAGGCCGAGGCGGCGGGCTGGTTCGGCATCAAGCCCGTGCTGACGGACTCGTGCCCGAGGGGCGCGCCGGTGCGCACGTACAAGGTCTCCGCCATCGACGCGAAGAACTGGTTGCCCAACCAGCGGCTCGTCTACAACGACGACTACCTGATCTACGACCCGGACGCGATCATCTTCGCCCAGGACGCGCACCTGACGGCGCTCCGGGACGGCAAGCGCAGACCGGAGCCGCTCATCCTCCGGGCCCGCGCGGGCGAGTGCGTGCAGGTGACGCTGACCAACCGGCTGCCCTCCACGACGCTGCCGAAGACGGACATCTGGGCGCACCACTCCGCCATCACCGAGAACTTCAACGTCAACCAGGTGCGGATGTCGAACCAGGTGTCGCTGCACCCGCAGCTCGTCAACTACGACGTGAACACGGATGACGGCGCCAACGTGGGCCTCAACGCCGTGCAGACGGTGAAGCCGGGCAAGACGCGCGTGTACCGGTGGTTCGCCGGCGAGTTCAAGAGCGCGGCGAAGGGTTCGCCGTTCCCCCTGGGCAAGGTGACGGGCATGGAGTTCGGCATCGTCAACCTGCGCAACATGGCGGACGTCATCAACCACGGCATGCACGGTGCCATCGGCGCGCTCATCATCGAGCCGACAAACTCGGCGTGGACGACCGACACCGGCACCGAGGCCCAGGCGCGGGTGACGTACACCAAGGTGGACGGCTCGCAGGAGACGTTCCGCGAGTTCGTCAACCTCTTCCAGGACGACCTCGGCCTGCAGTCCGACAACGACAAGTTCTGGGACACCGACGACCTGAACAGCGGCCGGTCGCTGCGCAACACGGCCGGCATCGACGACTCACAGGACACGGGCCAGAAGGCGTTCAACTACCGCACCGAGCCGCTCTGGGCCCGGCTGGGAGTGCCTCCGCAGACGCCGCCGGAGGAAATCAACAACTACGACCTGCGCAACATCCTCAGCTCCGTCGTCCACGGCGACCCGGCCACGCCGGTGTTCACCGCGAACGCGGGCGAGCCGCTGCGCTGGCGCTTCGGCCACCCGAGCGGCCACTCGCGGCAGCACGCCATCTCCCTGCATGGCGCGGAGTGGCGGCGCAATCCGTGGGCGGCGGGCGCCCAGTCTCGCGTCATGGGGCCCAACGCGCTGTCGCCCATCATCGCCACCCAGGGCGGCGCGTCGGTGTCGCAGTCCTACAACATCGTCCCGGAGTACGGGGCCGGGGGCGCGTACGGCGTCCCGGGTGACTACCTGTACCGAGACCACGCCAGCTTCCTCTGGAGCGGCGGCGGTCTGTGGGGTGTCTACCGGGTGAAGTAG
- a CDS encoding lamin tail domain-containing protein yields MPWSFRQLLAPLSALLLILSACGDDPECGNGVVEPGEQCDDGNTADGDSCPANCQPAPVTDGGGPVCGNGRVEGTEHCDDGNRTPGDGCENDCIPTPEQQTDSGVTDAGLPPEDSGVDAGNDVDAGVETDAGSETDAGTVTDAGSVTDAGTVTDAGTSTNSDAGTVTDAGTVTDAGTGTNSDAGTVTDAGTGSDSDAGTVTDAGTVTDAGSDTDAGSSTDAGTVTDAGSDTDAGSATDAGTVTDAGTAADAGSDLDAGSDTDAGTVTDAGSDIDAGSGPDAGTDIDAGPGPDAGTGTDAGTGTDAGTGTTDAGTSTDAGTTQVTLADFGPTGNFARSGYTGPTFPDALRVTLKEPAPTDVWVQMVSSSQAVMVEGGNLVRVPAGDTSALVLVSADLAADPGVSKAVLTASLGNDSRQATVRVIAVDQPVSLSVLTPEAAVVAGGKTHTFTVTLDVPPSVDTDVQLSVQPASLGTTDAKVTVRANTLSAKFDFTAGNTGGQGQVAATLGAQTAVSNVQVTGTTGANHVVISELAARGPGTGSTADNDEFVELYNPTSTTVDISGWRIQYRSATGAAYNTGFALPSGSSIAPRGYFLVGRETYLPGTTGATRDASWGTTLTLGAGGGHVRIGPASLGTDADDPATVDKLGYGTAVGAEGSTIQSTPATTGSFERKANASSTAASMETGSDALKGNGQDTDNNAADFVLRTTRQPQNKASPVEP; encoded by the coding sequence ATGCCCTGGTCCTTCCGGCAGCTTCTGGCGCCCCTCTCGGCGCTGCTTCTCATCCTGTCCGCATGCGGTGATGACCCGGAATGTGGCAACGGCGTCGTGGAGCCCGGCGAGCAGTGTGACGACGGCAACACCGCCGACGGTGATTCCTGCCCGGCCAACTGCCAGCCCGCGCCGGTGACGGATGGCGGCGGACCTGTCTGCGGAAACGGCCGGGTGGAGGGGACCGAGCACTGTGACGACGGCAACCGCACGCCGGGCGACGGCTGCGAGAACGACTGCATCCCCACGCCGGAGCAGCAGACGGACTCCGGTGTGACGGACGCGGGCCTCCCGCCGGAAGACAGTGGCGTGGATGCGGGCAATGACGTTGACGCGGGCGTGGAGACGGATGCGGGCTCCGAGACCGACGCGGGCACCGTGACGGATGCGGGCTCCGTGACGGACGCGGGCACCGTGACGGACGCGGGCACGAGTACCAACAGCGACGCGGGCACCGTGACGGATGCGGGCACCGTGACGGACGCGGGCACGGGTACCAACAGCGACGCGGGCACCGTGACGGATGCGGGTACGGGTTCCGACAGCGACGCGGGCACTGTGACGGACGCGGGCACCGTGACGGATGCGGGCTCTGACACCGACGCGGGTTCCTCGACCGATGCGGGCACTGTGACGGACGCGGGTTCTGACACCGACGCGGGTTCCGCGACGGATGCGGGCACCGTGACGGACGCGGGCACTGCGGCGGATGCGGGTTCTGACCTCGACGCTGGCAGCGACACGGATGCGGGCACTGTGACGGATGCGGGCTCTGACATCGACGCCGGCAGCGGCCCCGACGCGGGCACCGACATCGACGCGGGCCCGGGGCCGGACGCCGGCACCGGCACGGATGCGGGTACCGGCACGGATGCGGGCACCGGCACCACGGACGCCGGCACGAGCACCGACGCGGGTACGACGCAGGTGACGCTGGCCGACTTCGGTCCGACGGGCAACTTCGCTCGCTCGGGCTACACGGGTCCGACGTTCCCGGATGCGCTCCGGGTGACGCTGAAGGAGCCGGCGCCGACGGACGTCTGGGTGCAGATGGTGTCCTCCAGCCAGGCCGTCATGGTGGAGGGCGGAAACCTCGTCCGCGTTCCGGCCGGTGACACGTCCGCCCTGGTCCTCGTGAGCGCGGACCTGGCCGCGGACCCGGGAGTGAGCAAGGCGGTGCTGACGGCCAGCCTCGGCAACGACTCGCGCCAGGCCACGGTGCGGGTCATCGCGGTGGACCAGCCGGTGTCCCTGTCCGTGCTGACGCCCGAGGCGGCGGTGGTGGCGGGCGGCAAGACGCACACCTTCACCGTGACGCTCGACGTGCCCCCGTCCGTGGACACCGACGTGCAGCTTTCCGTGCAGCCCGCGTCGCTGGGCACGACGGACGCGAAGGTGACGGTGCGCGCCAACACCCTGTCCGCCAAGTTCGACTTCACCGCGGGCAACACGGGCGGCCAGGGCCAGGTGGCTGCGACGCTCGGGGCGCAGACCGCCGTGTCGAACGTCCAGGTGACGGGCACCACCGGCGCGAACCACGTCGTCATCAGCGAGCTCGCGGCGCGCGGTCCTGGCACTGGCTCCACGGCTGACAACGACGAGTTCGTCGAGCTCTACAACCCCACCTCGACCACGGTGGACATCTCCGGCTGGAGGATCCAGTACCGGTCCGCGACCGGGGCCGCGTACAACACCGGCTTCGCGCTCCCCTCCGGTTCGAGCATCGCGCCGAGGGGCTACTTCCTGGTGGGCCGCGAAACCTATCTGCCCGGGACGACGGGGGCCACGAGGGATGCGAGCTGGGGCACCACCCTCACCCTGGGCGCCGGCGGCGGTCACGTCCGCATCGGCCCCGCGTCGCTGGGCACGGACGCCGATGACCCGGCGACGGTGGACAAGCTGGGCTACGGCACGGCTGTGGGTGCGGAGGGCTCCACCATCCAGTCCACTCCGGCCACGACGGGCAGCTTCGAGCGCAAGGCCAACGCCTCCTCCACCGCGGCCTCGATGGAGACGGGCTCCGACGCGCTGAAGGGCAACGGGCAGGACACGGACAACAACGCCGCCGACTTCGTCCTGCGGACGACGCGCCAGCCGCAGAACAAGGCGAGCCCGGTCGAGCCCTAG
- a CDS encoding exodeoxyribonuclease III, with the protein MRVVSWNVNGLRSVHRKGFLPWLAGARAQVVAVQEVRARADQLPDEVRTPPRWKTHFVSADRPGYSGVGLFCRLEPDDVVTRLGVSEMDVEGRLQIARFGKLTVVNGYFPNGNGKDRDLSRIPYKLDFYRHLFERLEKPLRDGGRVLVVGDFNTAHQDIDLARPRENRETSGFRPEEREEFDRWIRAGWVDTFRHFNKAAGHYSWWSQRFGVREKNIGWRIDYVLATPAAMAYVRKAGIHPDVTGSDHCPVSVDLDPAVR; encoded by the coding sequence GTGCGAGTCGTTTCTTGGAACGTCAACGGACTGCGTTCGGTGCACCGCAAGGGCTTCCTGCCCTGGCTGGCGGGGGCCCGTGCCCAGGTGGTGGCCGTGCAGGAGGTGCGCGCCCGCGCGGACCAGCTCCCCGACGAGGTGCGGACGCCGCCGCGCTGGAAGACGCACTTCGTGTCGGCGGACCGCCCCGGCTACAGCGGGGTGGGGCTGTTCTGCCGGCTGGAGCCGGATGACGTGGTGACGCGGCTGGGCGTGAGCGAGATGGACGTGGAGGGGCGGCTGCAGATTGCCCGCTTCGGCAAGCTCACCGTGGTGAATGGCTACTTCCCCAACGGCAACGGGAAGGACCGGGACCTCAGCCGCATCCCCTACAAGCTGGACTTCTACCGGCACCTCTTCGAGCGGCTGGAGAAGCCGCTGCGCGACGGCGGGCGGGTGCTGGTGGTGGGGGACTTCAACACGGCGCATCAGGACATCGACCTGGCCCGGCCCCGGGAGAACCGCGAGACGAGCGGCTTCCGCCCCGAGGAGCGCGAGGAGTTCGACCGGTGGATTCGCGCGGGCTGGGTGGACACCTTCCGCCACTTCAACAAGGCGGCCGGGCACTACTCGTGGTGGAGTCAGCGCTTCGGCGTGCGCGAGAAGAACATCGGCTGGAGGATTGACTACGTGCTGGCCACGCCGGCGGCCATGGCATACGTGCGCAAGGCGGGAATCCACCCGGACGTGACGGGCTCGGACCACTGCCCGGTGAGTGTGGACCTGGACCCGGCGGTCCGCTGA
- a CDS encoding lysophospholipid acyltransferase family protein, which translates to MNALLSIWTWIEIGLVALSGFFVQLALAIVTWPFDRMRYATGRCFRLIGVTAAKLTPFWRFGVHGPVPERVAPNTVVVSNHESNADPFLISHLPWEMKWLGKASLFKIPVVGWMMWMAGDIPVHRGDRDSATGAMARCKEWLAKGMPVMIFPEGTRSKTDELLPFKDGAFRLAIEAQADVLPLAVSGTRRALPKHSWRFATSRGLVTVGTPISTKGMTLADVERLKDLARTQILALRAGLMPHTSGGAEPGSTASAA; encoded by the coding sequence ATGAACGCACTGCTCTCCATCTGGACGTGGATCGAGATTGGCCTGGTGGCGCTGTCCGGCTTCTTCGTCCAACTGGCGCTGGCGATTGTCACCTGGCCGTTCGACCGCATGCGCTATGCGACGGGACGCTGCTTCCGCCTGATAGGCGTCACGGCGGCGAAGCTGACGCCGTTCTGGCGCTTCGGCGTCCACGGCCCGGTGCCCGAGCGGGTGGCGCCGAACACGGTGGTGGTGAGCAACCACGAGTCCAACGCGGACCCGTTCCTCATCTCGCACCTGCCGTGGGAGATGAAGTGGCTGGGCAAGGCCAGCCTCTTCAAGATTCCGGTGGTCGGCTGGATGATGTGGATGGCGGGCGACATCCCGGTGCACCGCGGGGACCGCGACTCCGCGACGGGCGCCATGGCCCGCTGCAAGGAGTGGCTGGCGAAGGGGATGCCGGTGATGATCTTCCCCGAGGGCACGCGTTCGAAGACGGACGAGCTGCTGCCCTTCAAGGACGGCGCCTTCCGGCTGGCCATCGAAGCGCAGGCGGACGTGCTGCCGCTCGCGGTGAGCGGGACGCGCCGCGCGCTGCCGAAGCACTCGTGGCGCTTCGCCACGTCGCGCGGGCTGGTGACGGTGGGCACGCCCATCTCCACGAAGGGCATGACGCTGGCGGACGTGGAGCGGCTGAAGGACCTGGCGCGCACGCAGATTCTGGCGCTGCGCGCCGGGCTGATGCCGCACACGAGCGGAGGCGCCGAGCCTGGCAGCACCGCCTCCGCCGCGTAG